The genomic stretch AGCGGGTCCACCAGGTCAATCTGCAGGTCGAGGTACTCCGCGCACGCCGCAATCTCCCCCGGCAGAGGGTCGCGGTTCCCCGGCGGCCGGCATTTCAGCACGTTGCAGATGTACACCTCGTCGCGGCGGAGCCCCGCCTCAGCGAGCAGCTCGGTCAGGAACTGCCCGGCCGCCCCGACGAACGGACGGCCCTGCCGGTCCTCGTTCAGGCCCGGCGCCTCCCCGATGCACATCACCTCCGCATCGAGCGGCCCCTCCCCCGGCACCGCGTGCGTCCGCGTCTCCGCGAGCGCGCACAGGCGGCACGCCCGGATGACCTCGTACAGCTCCGCAGCGCGCTCCTCCTTTGAAATCACGGCCGCGCTCCCTCCGGCGCCACCCCCGCTGTGCCCCCGGCCGCCCGCAGGCGCCGCGTCGCCGTCGTCAGCATCTGCACGCCGATCGCCGAAAGCACCACCGCGAACACCACCTGCAGGCCGCGCCCGCTGAGCATGGTTGCGAGCCCCGCCCCTGCAACCGCCCCCGGGATCGCCGTGGGCAGGAGCCACCGCGCTGCCTCGGTGTCGACGGTCCCCTGCCGGTAATGCGTCAGCGCGGCCATCGTCGAGGCGACAACAATCACAACCAGAGAGATTCCCTGCGCCTCATGCTGTTCGGTACCCAGCACAAGCACCATCGCCGGCACGAAAATCGCGCCGCCGCCGACTCCCAGCGCACCGCTCGCGAGCCCGCCGCTCAGCCCAATCGCCCCCGCCAGGCCGAACTCGGCGAATGGCCCCGGCTCAAGCCACCCGCCCGCCGGCGCGAACAGCAGCATCCGCAGCGAAACCGCAAGCAGGAACACCCCGAACGCCTGCCGGAGCCGCAGCGCCGGGATACGCAGGGCCAGCCGCGCCCCGGCGACCGCCCCGGTCACCGCACCCGCCGTGAGCCCGGCAAAGAGCAGCCAGTCGAAGTGCCCCGCCAGCCCGT from Tepidiforma thermophila encodes the following:
- a CDS encoding sulfite exporter TauE/SafE family protein; this translates as MSRRARWSALAGFSGGVLSGLLGGGGGAVMVPLMTGPLRMRQHVAHGTSLAVITVTAAVAAVLYGLAGHFDWLLFAGLTAGAVTGAVAGARLALRIPALRLRQAFGVFLLAVSLRMLLFAPAGGWLEPGPFAEFGLAGAIGLSGGLASGALGVGGGAIFVPAMVLVLGTEQHEAQGISLVVIVVASTMAALTHYRQGTVDTEAARWLLPTAIPGAVAGAGLATMLSGRGLQVVFAVVLSAIGVQMLTTATRRLRAAGGTAGVAPEGARP